From Rutidosis leptorrhynchoides isolate AG116_Rl617_1_P2 chromosome 3, CSIRO_AGI_Rlap_v1, whole genome shotgun sequence, a single genomic window includes:
- the LOC139896724 gene encoding gibberellin receptor GID1C translates to MAGTDQINICESKGVVPLNTWILISNFKLAYKLLRRPDGTFNRHLAEFLDRKVPSNVNPDNGVFSFDIVIDQSINLWTRVYRLAENDAEGDLSTRFTKLEKPVSKTEFVPVIIFFHGGSFAHSSANSAIYDTLCRRLVSLCKAVVVSVDYRRAPEDPYPCAYNDGWTALKWVNSRTWLQSKDNKVHIFLAGDSSGGNIAHQVAFQAVKLKSGIEILGNILLNPMFGGQTRTESEKRLDTKYFVTIRDRDWYWKAFLPEGEDRDHPACNPFGPRGITLEGIEFPKSLVVVAGLDLIHDWQLAYADGLKRAGQQVKLLFLEKATIGFYLMPNNNHFHTVMDEIREFVKPNVDCE, encoded by the exons ATGGCGGGAACTGACCAAATCAATATCTGTGAATCTAAG GGGGTTGTTCCATTGAATACATGGATACTCATTTCAAATTTCAAGCTTGCTTACAAACTTCTTCGACGTCCAGACGGGACTTTTAACCGACACCTGGCCGAGTTTCTAGACCGAAAAGTACCGTCCAATGTGAACCCTGATAATGGTGTTTTCTCTTTTGATATTGTAATTGACCAGTCAATTAACCTTTGGACTAGAGTATACAGACTGGCTGAAAACGACGCAGAAGGTGATTTATCTACACGTTTCACTAAACTTGAAAAACCTGTATCGAAAACTGAATTCGTCCCAGTTATAATTTTCTTCCATGGTGGTAGTTTTGCTCATTCATCTGCTAATAGTGCAATTTACGACACTCTTTGTCGACGGCTAGTGAGTCTTTGTAAGGCGGTTGTGGTTTCTGTTGACTATAGGCGGGCCCCAGAAGACCCGTATCCTTGTGCTTACAATGATGGTTGGACCGCGCTCAAGTGGGTCAATTCCAGAACTTGGCTACAGAGTAAAGACAATAAAGTTCATATCTTTTTAGCTGGAGATAGCTCTGGTGGTAACATTGCGCATCAAGTTGCTTTTCAGGCTGTGAAATTGAAATCTGGAATCGAAATATTGGGAAATATATTGTTGAATCCGATGTTTGGTGGACAGACAAGAACTGAATCCGAAAAACGTTTGGATACAAAGTACTTTGTTACAATTCGTGATAGAGATTGGTATTGGAAGGCGTTTTTACCTGAAGGTGAAGATAGGGATCATCCAGCTTGTAACCCGTTTGGTCCACGAGGTATAACCCTAGAAGGGATCGAGTTCCCGAAAAGTCTTGTTGTGGTTGCAGGATTGGACCTTATACATGACTGGCAGTTGGCTTATGCAGATGGGCTTAAAAGGGCGGGTCAAcaagtcaaacttttgttcttgGAAAAGGCAACGATCGGGTTCTACTTAATGCCTAATAACAATCACTTTCATACAGTGATGGATGAAATACGAGAGTTTGTGAAACCGAACGTCGACTGTGAATAG